The Thermomonospora amylolytica sequence TGACCGGACGGTCCTTGTAGGCACCCTCCAAAGCCCCACCCGCAAACTTCGTGGCGATCGGCATCGGCGGGGCGCCGGACCACCCGGCAGGGTGAATTACGTGATTGTCATAGCATCGCCCGGCCAGGGCGCCCAGACCCCAGGCTTCCTGCAGCCATGGCTCGACCTGCCCGAGGTCGCCGACCGGCTCGCCCGCTGGTCGGAGGTGACCGGGCTGGACCTGGTGCGCTATGGCACCACCGCCGACGCCGAGGAGATCCGCGACACCGCCGTCGCCCAGCCGCTGCTGGTCAGTGCGGCGCTGGCGGCCGCGGCGGCGCTGGGGGCCACCGCGGACGTGGTGGCCGGGCACAGCGTCGGCGAGCTGGCCGCCGCCGCCATCGCCGGGGTGCTCTCCCCCGAGGACGCGCTGCGGTTCGCCCGGGAGCGCGGGCGGGCCATGGCCGAGGCCTCGGCGGTGACCGAGACCGGGATGACCGCGGTGCTCGGCGGCGACCCCGACGAGGTGCTGGCCGCCATCGACAAGCACGGCCTGACCCCCGCCAACATCAACGGCGCCGGCCAGGTGGTCGCCGCCGGGACGATGGAACGGCTGGCGCGGTTCGCCGACGAGCCGCCCGCCAGGGCCCGGCTGCGGCCGCTGTCGGTGGCCGGGGCGTTCCACACCGAGCACATGGCGCCCGCCGTGGACCGGCTGGCCGCGCTCGCCGCCGAGCTGCCCGCCGCCGACCCGCGGGTCCGGCTGCTGTCCAACCGGGACGGCACGGTGGTGACCTCCGGCCGCGAGTACGTCGACCGGCTGGTCGCGCAGGTCAGCTCGCCGGTCCGGTGGGACGCCTGCATGGCGACCATGCGGGAGCTGGGCGTCACCGCGATCATCGAGCTGCCGCCGGCCGGCACCCTGGTGGGCCTGGCCCGGCGCGAGCTCAAGGGCGTCGCCACGCTGGCCCTCAAGACCCCCGACGACCTGGCCGCGGCCCGTGAGCTGATCGAGGCGAACGCCCGATGACCGCATCCGAACCCGCCGCCCGGCTCCGCCTGCCCGACACCGTGCCCGGCACCCGGATCCTGGCGTTCGGCGACTACCGGCCCGCCAAGGTCGTCACCAACGACGACCTGGCGGCGACCATGGACACCAGCGACGAGTGGATCCGCAGCCGGGTCGGCATCGCCGAGCGCCGGGTCGCCGCCGAGGACGAGACCGTCGTCGACATGGCGGTGCACGCCGGCGGCAAGGCGCTGGCCGCCGCGGGGCTGTCGCCCGAGGAGATCGACCTGGTCATCGTGGCGACCTGCTCGGCCGAGACGATGATCCCCAGCAACGCCGCCACCGTCGCGCACCGGCTCGGGATCCGCGCGCCCGGGGCGTTCGACCTCAACGCCGCCTGCGCCGGGTTCTGCTACGCGCTGGCCGCCGCCGACTCGGCGATCCGCACCGGCGCCGCGCGCAACGCGCTGGTGATCGGCGCCGAGAAGATGTCGCAGTGGGTGGACTGGACCGACCGGTCGACCGCGATCATCTTCGCCGACGGGGCCGGCGCCGCGGTGGTCACCGGCGCGCCGGACCCCGGCATCGGCCCGGTGGTGTGGGGCAGCGCCGGCGACCAGGCCGACAAGATCCACGTCAGGGACCGGCACTCGTTCATCGTCCAGGAGGGCCAGTCGGTGTTCCGCTGGGCGACCACCGCGATCGCCCCGGTCGCCGCCGAGGCCTGCGAACGCGCCGGGATCTCCCCCCAGGACCTGGCCGCGTTCGTGCCGCACCAGGCCAACCTGCGGATCGTGGAGTCCATCGCCCGGCGGCTGAAGGCCGCCAACGCGGTGGTGGCCGACGACATCGTGTACTCGGGCAACACGTCGGCGGCGTCCATCCCGCTGGCACTGGCCCGGATGATCGAACGGGGGCAGGTCCCCTCCGGTGCTCCGGCGCTGCTCATCGGGTTCGGCGCCGGGCTGACCTACGCTGCCCAAGTCATCCAGATCCCGTAGGCCCGCGCCGCCCGGCGACGAGCCTGCGTTCCCCAACAACAAGGAGAGTTCCGCACATGCCCGCAGCCACCGAGCAGGAGATCCTGGCCGGCCTCGGCGAGATCGTCGAGGAGACCGTCGGCATCCCGGCGGCCGAGGTCACCCCTGAGAAGAGCTTCATCGACGACCTCGACATCGACTCGCTGTCGATGGTCGAGATCGCGGTGGCCGCCCAGGACAAGTTCGGGGTGGACATCCCCGACGACGAGCTCCGCAACCTCAAGACCGTCCAGGACGTGATCAACTTCGTCCAGGGTCTGACCGGCGTCAGCAAGGCGTGAGCACGCGCGGCGCGCCGCCCGGGGACGTTCCCGGGCGGCGCGCCCGCCCGACTCCCCCCAGGAATTCAGGAGCACTGACACATGAGCGACAACCAGACCACCGTCGTCGTCACCGGGCTCGGTGCCACGACGCCGCTCGGCGGCGACGTCCCGTCGACCTGGTCGGCGCTGCTGGCCGGCAGGTCCGGGGTGCGCCCGCTGGACTGGGAGGGGATCGAGGAGCTGCCGGTCCGCTTCGCCGCCCAGCTCGCGGTCGAGCCGTCGGAGGTCATGCCCAAGCACAAGCTGCGCAGGCTGGACCGCAACGAGGCGATCGC is a genomic window containing:
- a CDS encoding ACP S-malonyltransferase, which produces MIVIASPGQGAQTPGFLQPWLDLPEVADRLARWSEVTGLDLVRYGTTADAEEIRDTAVAQPLLVSAALAAAAALGATADVVAGHSVGELAAAAIAGVLSPEDALRFARERGRAMAEASAVTETGMTAVLGGDPDEVLAAIDKHGLTPANINGAGQVVAAGTMERLARFADEPPARARLRPLSVAGAFHTEHMAPAVDRLAALAAELPAADPRVRLLSNRDGTVVTSGREYVDRLVAQVSSPVRWDACMATMRELGVTAIIELPPAGTLVGLARRELKGVATLALKTPDDLAAARELIEANAR
- a CDS encoding acyl carrier protein; translated protein: MPAATEQEILAGLGEIVEETVGIPAAEVTPEKSFIDDLDIDSLSMVEIAVAAQDKFGVDIPDDELRNLKTVQDVINFVQGLTGVSKA
- a CDS encoding beta-ketoacyl-ACP synthase III, with protein sequence MTASEPAARLRLPDTVPGTRILAFGDYRPAKVVTNDDLAATMDTSDEWIRSRVGIAERRVAAEDETVVDMAVHAGGKALAAAGLSPEEIDLVIVATCSAETMIPSNAATVAHRLGIRAPGAFDLNAACAGFCYALAAADSAIRTGAARNALVIGAEKMSQWVDWTDRSTAIIFADGAGAAVVTGAPDPGIGPVVWGSAGDQADKIHVRDRHSFIVQEGQSVFRWATTAIAPVAAEACERAGISPQDLAAFVPHQANLRIVESIARRLKAANAVVADDIVYSGNTSAASIPLALARMIERGQVPSGAPALLIGFGAGLTYAAQVIQIP